One Numenius arquata chromosome 10, bNumArq3.hap1.1, whole genome shotgun sequence DNA segment encodes these proteins:
- the DKK1 gene encoding LOW QUALITY PROTEIN: dickkopf-related protein 1 (The sequence of the model RefSeq protein was modified relative to this genomic sequence to represent the inferred CDS: inserted 1 base in 1 codon; deleted 1 base in 1 codon): MTEPSGRGGGWFWGHNPPGGPFEIPSAVPSSPRGRAQEAAPGGIKAAAGSVGSCCSGAAGASPPTGTLPGTRGREXDGTRMRGLVALLAALSCAAPAGRAAAPGGGLSSNAIKGPPLGGAAEASAAPAAPFDGSNKPPPAATRQPFPCAEDEDCGPEEFCGGAARGGGAPLCLACRRRRKRCLRDAMCCPGTTCSNGLCAPPEPPHGAAELDEVGAEALPRRTPAPAWLPTAKGEEGDFCLRSSDCASGLCCARHFWSKICKPVLREGQVCTRHRRKGTHGLEIFQRCQCAEGLACRLQREHGPTDASRLHTCQRH; the protein is encoded by the exons ATGACGGAGCCctcggggcggggt ggggggtggttttgggggcacAACCCCCCCGGGGGCCCCTTTGAAATCCCATCCGCCGTGCCCTCCTCCCCGAGGGGGCGGGCGCAGGAGGCAGCCCCCGGGGGTATAaaggcggcggcgggcagcgtaGGTAGCTGCTGCTCGGGGGCCGCGGGAGCTAGTCCGCCGACGGGGACGCTACCGGGGacgaggggccggg gggacgggacgaggaTGAGGGGGCTGGTGGCGCTGCTGGCGGCGCTGAGctgcgcggccccggcggggcgggcggcggcgcccggcggcggcCTCAGCTCCAACGCCATCAAGGGACCCCCCCTGGGGGGGGCGGCCGAGGCcagcgccgcccccgccgcccccttcgACGGCAGCAACAagccgccgccggccgccacCCGGCAG cctttCCCCTGCGCCGAGGACGAAGACTGCGGCCCCGAGGAGTTTTGCGGCGGGGCGGCCCGCGGCGGGGGTGCCccgctctgcctcgcctgccggAGACGCCGCAAGCGCTGCCTGCGCGACGCCATGTGCTGCCCCGGCACGACCTGCAGCAACG GGCTCTGCGCCCCACCGGAGCCTCCCCACGGAGCTGCCGAGCTGGACGAGGTCGGCGCCGAGGCTCTGCCCCGACGGACGCCTGCTCCCGCCTGGCTCCCCACGGCCAAAG GTGAAGAAGGGGACTTCTGCCTTCGCTCTTCCGACTGCGCCTCCGGGCTGTGCTGCGCCCGTCACTTCTGGTCCAAAATCTGCAAGCCGGTGCTGCGGGAGGGGCAGGTGTGTACCCGGCACCGGCGGAAAGGCACCCACGGCCTGGAGATCTTCCAGCGGTGCCAGTGCGCTGAGGGGCTGGCCTGCCGCCTCCAGCGAGAGCACGGCCCCACTGATGCCTCCCGCCTCCACACCTGCCAGCGGCACTGA